A region from the Vicia villosa cultivar HV-30 ecotype Madison, WI linkage group LG3, Vvil1.0, whole genome shotgun sequence genome encodes:
- the LOC131657638 gene encoding uncharacterized protein LOC131657638, translating to MGQIRANLPPPGFNHLTHSLSNTTIKLDIPKFDGTDTLNWIFKITQFFDFHQTAEDQRLRTASFYMEGEALTWFQWMFSNGQLRSWQAFLQALELRFAPSLYDDPKGALFKLCQTTTVTEYQTAFESLANRIVGLPSDFYLSCFISGLKPAIRREVQAFQPLSLSHAISLARLQEAKINDRPQPNYLRRTETSPPVTTNTSLTQTNINQRHNIRPALTTTPLAPLTKTPTPIKRLSPAELQARREKGLCYNCDELYHTGHRCQRRFHLLIAEPDPIESTSHTATQLLLEAASTQPLEPESVDDPAQISYHALVGHSVPQTLRVMGRIGKQQVSVLIDGGSTNNFIQDRLVKQLGLELQPTDAFNVLVGNGEELPCGYLCRQLPILLGPNEFFVDFFVLPISGAELVLGVQWLKTLGPILTDYNTLTMKFIINNQTILLQGIPKPHPTEASLHQLKRMISTKAIDTCLQLHLISPQPSPPTPTTTPKLVTTLLDQFNQLFETPTHLPPSRNTDHQIPLQTGTNPVNVRPYRYPHFQKREIETQIREMLTQGIIRPSSSSFSSPVLLVRKKDGTWRFCVDYRALN from the coding sequence ATGGGTCAGATTCGAGCAAACTTACCACCACCTGGATTTAACCACCTTACTCACTCACTCTCCAACACCACAATCAAGCTTGATATACCCAAGTTTGATGGAACTGATACCCTCAACTGGATCTTCAAAATTACACAATTTTTTGACTTTCACCAAACAGCTGAAGATCAACGTCTCCGAACGGCTTCCTTCTATATGGAGGGAGAAGCTCTTACTTGGTTCCAATGGATGTTTTCCAATGGACAACTCAGATCATGGCAAGCGTTTCTTCAAGCCCTAGAACTGAGATTTGCTCCATCTCTCTATGATGACCCGAAAGGCGCACTTTTTAAGCTCTGTCAAACCACCACCGTTACAGAATACCAAACCGCCTTTGAGTCACTCGCTAATCGCATTGTAGGTTTGCCTTCTGATTTCTACTTAAGTTGCTTTATCTCTGGCCTTAAACCTGCGATACGTCGCGAGGTTCAAGCTTTTCAGCCATTATCCCTTTCTCATGCCATTAGTTTAGCTCGCCTCCAAGAAGCCAAAATTAATGACCGTCCTCAACCTAACTACCTTCGCCGCACCGAAACCTCTCCACCAGTTACCACAAACACATCTCTCACTCAAACCAACATAAACCAACGCCATAACATCCGACCTGCCTTAACTACAACCCCTCTCGCACCGTTAACAAAAACCCCAACCCCTATCAAACGCCTATCGCCGGCAGAATTACAAGCACGCCGCGAAAAGGGCTTGTGCTACAATTGTGACGAACTTTATCATACTGGTCACCGCTGTCAACGCCGATTTCACCTCCTTATAGCCGAACCTGACCCAATTGAATCAACCTCTCACACTGCAACCCAACTATTGTTAGAAGCAGCCTCTACCCAACCACTTGAACCTGAAAGCGTTGACGACCCAGCTCAAATTAGCTACCACGCATTAGTGGGCCATTCCGTTCCTCAAACGCTGCGTGTAATGGGTCGTATTGGCAAACAACAAGTGTCTGTACTAATTGATGGTGGTAGTACAAATAACTTCATCCAAGATAGACTTGTTAAACAATTGGGCTTGGAACTTCAACCCACAGATGCCTTCAATGTCTTAGTAGGAAATGGCGAGGAACTACCATGTGGTTATCTGTGTCGTCAATTACCTATTTTATTGGGCCCCAAtgaattttttgttgatttttttgtcCTACCCATTAGTGGAGCTGAGTTAGTTTTGGGGGTCCAGTGGCTTAAAACACTCGGTCCAATTCTCACAGATTATAACACACTCACAATGAAATTCATCATCAACAACCAAACCATCCTCCTTCAAGGCATTCCCAAACCTCACCCAACAGAAGCTTCACTCCACCAACTAAAAAGAATGATATCTACCAAAGCCATTGACACTTGCTTACAACTACACCTTATCTCCCCACAACCTTCACCTCCCACTCCCACTACAACTCCTAAACTTGTCACTACCTTACTTGACCAATTCAATCAACTATTTGAAACTCCAACTCACCTTCCTCCCTCAAGAAACACTGATCACCAAATACCCCTCCAAACCGGGACCAATCCAGTGAATGTCAGACCATATCGCTACCCGCATTTTCAGAAGCGTGAAATTGAAACTCAGATTCGTGAGATGTTAACTCAGGGCATTATTCGCCCCAGCTCAAGTTCTTTTTCCTCTCCGGTTCTCCTTGTACGCAAGAAGGATGGCACGTGGAGGTTCTGCGTAGATTATCGTGCTctcaattag
- the LOC131660449 gene encoding pentatricopeptide repeat-containing protein At3g12770-like isoform X2, which translates to MSNYIQYLQQCQVTKNLSCIKKLHALLLTNGTLFALHDLHTQLIATYTSCLPNNNNLQTLTNSFFKCINSTNPLHFNLLISHFCRKGFPFHALASFSFMHTNGVSLDTYALCTTLTASSKLKDFNFGKQIHAHVRKSALVFDEIPDKNTVCANALLSGYCEAGLWIKGVELVRKMPLLKLKYDHFTLSAALRACTGLSSVEMGRQLHSYLLRTMPDIESDVFLQSALVEMYGKCGMVEKAQLVFKLDGMEIRNERSRDVVLWTSMLGVYGKNGRYKEVIDLYSEMLQEGIKPDGIVFLTVISACGHTGQVHAGVKYFESMTNDFKLNPGPEHYSCLVDLLCRAGELHKAWELLNETHYNDIGNCSVSMWGALLSACVESGNIELAKLAAQRALDLDPQNGGICVMLSNLYAQFGMWDEIGRLRVLIKQRGLRKDVGCSWLQVKS; encoded by the exons ATGTCCAACTACATTCAATATTTACAGCAATGTCAAGTAACTAAAAACCTCTCATGCATCAAGAAACTCCATGCTCTCCTACTCACTAATGGCACTCTCTTTGCTCTCCATGATCTTCACACCCAACTCATTGCTACTTACACCTCATGCCTTCCCAACAACAACAATCTTCAAACACTAACAAACTCTTTCTTCAAATGCATTAACTCAACCAACCCATTACACTTCAATCTCTTAATTTCTCATTTTTGTCGTAAAGGTTTCCCCTTTCACGCTCTTGCATCCTTCTCCTTTATGCACACCAATGGTGTTTCCTTAGATACATACGCTTTGTGTACCACTTTGACCGCTTCATCTAAACTCAAAGACTTCAATTTTGGGAAACAGATACATGCCCACGTGAGAAAATCAG CTCTTGTGTTTGATGAAATTCCTGACAAGAATACTGTCTGTGCAAATGCACTTTTGTCTGGTTATTGTGAGGCTGGGCTATGGATTAAGGGAGTTGAACTAGTTAGGAAGATGCCATTGTTGAAATTGAAGTATGATCACTTTACGTTATCAGCGGCTTTACGTGCTTGCACTGGATTATCGTCTGTTGAAATGGGTAGACAGCTGCATAGTTATTTGCTCCGTACTATGCCTGATATAGAGAGTGATGTGTTTCTGCAGAGCGCTTTGGTTGAGATGTATGGAAAATGTGGAATGGTAGAGAAGGCTCAGCTTGTTTTCAAGTTGGATGGAATGGAGATTAGAAATGAAAGAAGTAGAGATGTTGTGTTATGGACTTCGATGCTCGGTGTGTATGGTAAAAATGGGCGTTATAAGGAAGTAATTGATTTGTACAGTGAAATGTTGCAGGAAGGAATCAAACCTGATGGGATAGTGTTTCTGACAGTGATCTCAGCTTGTGGTCACACTGGCCAAGTACATGCTGGTGTCAAGTATTTTGAATCTATGACTAATGATTTTAAGTTGAATCCTGGTCCAGAGCATTATAGTTGCCTGGTTGATTTGCTTTGTAGGGCTGGAGAATTACACAAGGCATGGGAATTGCTTAATGAGACACACTATAATGATATAGGGAATTGTAGCGTCTCGATGTGGGGAGCTCTACTGAGTGCTTGCGTGGAAAGTGGGAATATAGAGCTGGCAAAATTGGCCGCACAGAGGGCTCTTGACTTAGATCCTCAAAATGGTGGAATTTGTGTTATGCTATCAAACCTATATGCCCAGTTTGGTATGTGGGATGAGATTGGACGTTTGAGGGTATTGATCAAACAAAGAGGGTTAAGAAAAGATGTTGGATGCAGTTGGCTTCAGGTGAAAAGTTGA
- the LOC131660449 gene encoding pentatricopeptide repeat-containing protein At3g12770-like isoform X1 — MSNYIQYLQQCQVTKNLSCIKKLHALLLTNGTLFALHDLHTQLIATYTSCLPNNNNLQTLTNSFFKCINSTNPLHFNLLISHFCRKGFPFHALASFSFMHTNGVSLDTYALCTTLTASSKLKDFNFGKQIHAHVRKSGWFSSVFVGSALIDYYSKLLNVEDAALVFDEIPDKNTVCANALLSGYCEAGLWIKGVELVRKMPLLKLKYDHFTLSAALRACTGLSSVEMGRQLHSYLLRTMPDIESDVFLQSALVEMYGKCGMVEKAQLVFKLDGMEIRNERSRDVVLWTSMLGVYGKNGRYKEVIDLYSEMLQEGIKPDGIVFLTVISACGHTGQVHAGVKYFESMTNDFKLNPGPEHYSCLVDLLCRAGELHKAWELLNETHYNDIGNCSVSMWGALLSACVESGNIELAKLAAQRALDLDPQNGGICVMLSNLYAQFGMWDEIGRLRVLIKQRGLRKDVGCSWLQVKS; from the coding sequence ATGTCCAACTACATTCAATATTTACAGCAATGTCAAGTAACTAAAAACCTCTCATGCATCAAGAAACTCCATGCTCTCCTACTCACTAATGGCACTCTCTTTGCTCTCCATGATCTTCACACCCAACTCATTGCTACTTACACCTCATGCCTTCCCAACAACAACAATCTTCAAACACTAACAAACTCTTTCTTCAAATGCATTAACTCAACCAACCCATTACACTTCAATCTCTTAATTTCTCATTTTTGTCGTAAAGGTTTCCCCTTTCACGCTCTTGCATCCTTCTCCTTTATGCACACCAATGGTGTTTCCTTAGATACATACGCTTTGTGTACCACTTTGACCGCTTCATCTAAACTCAAAGACTTCAATTTTGGGAAACAGATACATGCCCACGTGAGAAAATCAGGTTGGTTTTCTAGTGTGTTTGTGGGTAGTGCTCTCATTGATTATTACTCtaaattgttgaatgttgaagatGCAGCTCTTGTGTTTGATGAAATTCCTGACAAGAATACTGTCTGTGCAAATGCACTTTTGTCTGGTTATTGTGAGGCTGGGCTATGGATTAAGGGAGTTGAACTAGTTAGGAAGATGCCATTGTTGAAATTGAAGTATGATCACTTTACGTTATCAGCGGCTTTACGTGCTTGCACTGGATTATCGTCTGTTGAAATGGGTAGACAGCTGCATAGTTATTTGCTCCGTACTATGCCTGATATAGAGAGTGATGTGTTTCTGCAGAGCGCTTTGGTTGAGATGTATGGAAAATGTGGAATGGTAGAGAAGGCTCAGCTTGTTTTCAAGTTGGATGGAATGGAGATTAGAAATGAAAGAAGTAGAGATGTTGTGTTATGGACTTCGATGCTCGGTGTGTATGGTAAAAATGGGCGTTATAAGGAAGTAATTGATTTGTACAGTGAAATGTTGCAGGAAGGAATCAAACCTGATGGGATAGTGTTTCTGACAGTGATCTCAGCTTGTGGTCACACTGGCCAAGTACATGCTGGTGTCAAGTATTTTGAATCTATGACTAATGATTTTAAGTTGAATCCTGGTCCAGAGCATTATAGTTGCCTGGTTGATTTGCTTTGTAGGGCTGGAGAATTACACAAGGCATGGGAATTGCTTAATGAGACACACTATAATGATATAGGGAATTGTAGCGTCTCGATGTGGGGAGCTCTACTGAGTGCTTGCGTGGAAAGTGGGAATATAGAGCTGGCAAAATTGGCCGCACAGAGGGCTCTTGACTTAGATCCTCAAAATGGTGGAATTTGTGTTATGCTATCAAACCTATATGCCCAGTTTGGTATGTGGGATGAGATTGGACGTTTGAGGGTATTGATCAAACAAAGAGGGTTAAGAAAAGATGTTGGATGCAGTTGGCTTCAGGTGAAAAGTTGA